Within Saccharomonospora cyanea NA-134, the genomic segment CGGCCGTATCCACTGGGAGAGGGCACCGCGGCCACCGTCGGTGCCTCCCGTCGCTAGGGCACCCTCGCCGCCACGTCGCCGAGCGGCACCGACGGGTCGGCCAGCCGCGCGGGGTCCACGACGGCCCGATCGCGGATCAGCTTCTTGGCGGGTTCGATGCCGTCGTCCCACCGGTTGACGTGCATTCCCGCCACCACCTGGCCGTCGGAGAGCCAGAACGCGTGGAAGGCGTCGTCATCGAGCTCGCCCCGGGTGACCACTGTGTACGGTCGATCCGGCTCAAGCAGGCCGATGAACTCCATGCCGATGTCGTACTGGTCGGTGTAGAAGAACGGCAGCTCGTCGTAGGGGCGCCCGTGGCCGATCAACGAGCGCGCGGCCGCCGGACCGGCGTTCAGGGCGTTCGCCCAGTGCTCCACGCGCACGTGCCTGCCGTAGAAGGGATGGAACACGGAGGCGACGTCGCCCGCGGCGGCGATGGTGGGGTCGGCCGTGCGCAGGTACTCGTCGACGACGATGCCGTTGTCGACCCGTAGACCGCTGCCGCGCGCCAGGGTGGTGTTGGGTTGGGCGCCGATGCCGACCACCACCGTGTCGGCCTCGATCTCCTCACCCGTGTCCGCGGTGACCCCCATGACCCTGCCGGAGCCGATCAGGGCGCTCGGACGGCGCCCGGTGAGGATCGTGACGCCGTGCCGCCGGTGCGCCTCGGCGAAGTACCCACCGAGTTCCGGCCCCAGCGCGGCCCGCAACGGCATGTCGCGTGGTTCCAGCATCGTCACCTCGCAGCCGTGGTGCCGGGCCGCCGCCGCCACTTCGAGCCCGATCCACCCCGCTCCGACGACGGCCACCGGGCCGCCCTCGCGCAGCGCGTCGCGAAGACTCTCCGAGTCCTGGAGATCACGCAGGTAGTGGACGCCGTCCAGCTCCGAGCCGGGAAGCGACAGCCGCCGTGGGCTCGCGCCCGTGGTGAGCAGCAGGTGGGTGTAGCCGACGCGTCGCCCGTCGGCCAGCTCCACCTCCCGGGTGTCGCGATGGATGTCGACCACCGCCGTGCCGAGGAGGAGCTCGACGTCGTTGCCGGTGTACCACGCCTCGTCGTGGACGGCCGTGCTCGCTCGCTCGGCGGTGCCGAGCAGGTAGTCCTTGGACAACGGGGGACGTTCGTACGGCAGCTCCTCCTCGGCCCCGATCAGCACGATCGCGCCGGAGAAGCCCTCGTCGCGCAGTGTCTCGGCGGCCTTCGAGCCCGCCAGGCTCGCGCCGACGATCACGACGGTGTCTGTCGCCATGCCTCTCGCCGCCTTCGTGGTGGTGCGGACACGCAGGTCGCGGGGGAGTACCCATCGCACGCACGCGCTACCCATCGTGCCGGTGACATCCGTGTCGCGGCTCGGTAACGCTTCGTCGCGATGATCCTCGTAGTGATCACCGATGCCGGTGTCGACGCGTAGATTGCCGCCTCGTTGTGTCTAGCTCGAGCGGAAAGGTCGTTGTGTCCATCTCACGAAGAACCGGGCGGGCCGCCCGGGTACTGGCGGGCCTCGCCGCCGTCCTCGTCGCCGGAGCCGCAGCGGTGCCTGTGGCCGTCGCCGAGGAGGGCGAGACCCCGCGGCAGCCGACAACCTCGCCTACCGCGCCTGCCG encodes:
- a CDS encoding NAD(P)/FAD-dependent oxidoreductase; translated protein: MATDTVVIVGASLAGSKAAETLRDEGFSGAIVLIGAEEELPYERPPLSKDYLLGTAERASTAVHDEAWYTGNDVELLLGTAVVDIHRDTREVELADGRRVGYTHLLLTTGASPRRLSLPGSELDGVHYLRDLQDSESLRDALREGGPVAVVGAGWIGLEVAAAARHHGCEVTMLEPRDMPLRAALGPELGGYFAEAHRRHGVTILTGRRPSALIGSGRVMGVTADTGEEIEADTVVVGIGAQPNTTLARGSGLRVDNGIVVDEYLRTADPTIAAAGDVASVFHPFYGRHVRVEHWANALNAGPAAARSLIGHGRPYDELPFFYTDQYDIGMEFIGLLEPDRPYTVVTRGELDDDAFHAFWLSDGQVVAGMHVNRWDDGIEPAKKLIRDRAVVDPARLADPSVPLGDVAARVP